Genomic segment of Rhodococcus rhodochrous:
CTGATCTCACAACTGCTCCCAGAAAATCTATTCAGCGATGACTTCGACACCTTCGTCGAATCCCGTGCCAACATGCTTGTGGATGACGCACTCAAACTGATGGAGTGAACCCTCCATATGTGCCCACACCTAACGGAGCGGACGCCGATAAGTTGACGGCAGGAGGCGGCTCTCCTATAGTGACGCAGCTGGTTCACCACCGACAGAGAGCGAGCGCTTTCGAGAGACCTGAAGCCGATCCTGGTTGAAGGCTGCCTTCATCTAGGTCGCGATTGTATGGTCGTCGAAAGGAGCTAGTCTAAGTGAGCCTTCTCCCCCTCATCCTCGTGCTGAGTGCCCTCGTCCCACCACTCTGCAAGACAGCGATTGTCGCTATCTCGCTTCGGGGCGTACCGCCGAAGCATCGGGCAGAGGTTCTGCACGGAGCTGCGGCATTCTTCCGGCCAGTAAGAGCTAGCCGCCTCGCCTCATAGGCACGACGTTGCCGCTGCGCTCGGACGGTCCCGCCATCGCTCCGAGCGCGGCCATCGCGTCCGCATGGTCGTCCTCGAAGAGATGCGCGTAGACGCCCGAGCGTAGTGGTGACCTTCGACCGCTCGGAGGAGCGTGTCACGCACCGTGGCGCCTCCGCCGTGCGTTCAGGGCGTTCCGTTGATTCCTCGCTTCCCGAGCGTCGTGGAGGGCTGTCCACTGGGCCACCCGACACAGTGTGTGCCCGAACGTCGGGGCAGCGCCGGCACCCGCGATTCCGGCCGGCCTCCAACGGCTCCGGTCGAGCCGGTGGACGTGGACGCTGACATCGTCACCACCGAGGAAAAACTCGAAGGATTCAACATCGTTCGAGCAATTGCAGTATCCGAGGTTGGGCCGGAGTAGATCGCTTACCAGGATGCGAAGTCGTACTTCTCTGTGTTGCTGGACGACAACAACCGGAAGACGATCTCCGACTTCACTTGAACTGTAAGAACGTTAAGTTCGTGACGACGTTCGAGAGCGGCAGCAAGGATGGGGGTCCGCTCCGACATCGAGACTGTGGTGGACATTTGCATGGTCGCTGAGCAGATCAGGACGGCAATTCGGGGCTACCTCGGAGATTTAGAACCTGTGCAGCTGAAGACGGTTGGCTGAGTCTTGGTGCAGGAGCCGGGGACCAGCCCCTGCTTCGTACGTTCTGTGCCCGTGGAACCGATACGGACCTTGAAGGACGCCGCTTGGGGGCGGCGGTACCGACCGAGCGGAGCACCCAAGGGTGCCGGTGTCGTGAACCCCACCCCGGAAATTTCCCACGAACCGCATCCCTGCATCGCGTCAGGCCACGACGAGTAGCCCGCTCCCACATTGGAAACAGGCTGTCGCGGACTCTCAGCACGTCCCGGCCAGGACTGCACCATGCTGAGAGCGCCCGCCCCGGTTGGCGGGATGAAGAACACCGGGCCACTTCGGTTATCGTCGGACGTAGCAGAGAGCGACGGACGGGTTTCCATCGCGTGGAGACCTATCAGCAGGTGGCGATGGAGATCGCGTTCGCGGGACCGAAGAAACTCGCCGACCGTCTCGGCGGTCTCGACGTGTACCGCATCGCGTCGGCCGATCCCGACGAGTTCGTCGCGGTGTGCGCGCAGCAGCCGGCCGTCCACCGGTTCCCCAAGTCGATGGGACAGCGGATCCAGGCGCTGTGCGCGGCGATCGTCGAGGACTACGACGGAGACGCCTCCGCCCTGTGGACCTCCGGCGACCCGGACGGCAAGGAAGTGCTGCGACGGCTGAAGAAGCTGCCGGGCTACGGCGACCAGAAGGCACGTATCTTCCTGGCCCTGCTCGGCAAGCAGATGGGTGTGCGACCCGAGGGATGGCGGGAGGCCGCCGGCGACTACGGGCACGAGGATGCGCGCCGGTCGATCGCCGACGTCGTCGACGAGCAGTCGCTGCGCGAGGTGCGCGAGTTCAAGAAGTCGATGAAGGCAGCGAAGAAGTCGTGAGACGCGTCGTAGCAGTGTGCGGCGCCGCCGTCGCCTTCGCCGCGGGAACCGTGGGCGTGGCTTCGGCCGGCGGGGGAGACGACCGGGTCGTCCTCCGGCCCGGCGACGGGATCGTGTTCTCCTCAGAGCCGACACCGGGTTGGTGTTCGGTGGCGGCGGTCGGGCACGACGACGCGGGCCGGCTCGTCGCGATCACGGCGGGGCACTGCTACCAGACGGGATCGTCGCCCGTCTGGAAGGTCGACGAGCAGCACCGAGGGCCGATCGGAACCGAAACGGACGTCGCGAGTACGGGTTCGGTCGATCAGCTGGGATTTCCCACCGACGAGATCGCCGACTACGCGGTGGTCGTGCTCGACGAGACCCGCGTGCGGGGATCGAACACGTCGGTGCCCAACGACCGGGGAGAGCGTGTCGTGCTCGAATCGGTCGCGGCGTTCGGTGAGGGCGAGTTGCCGGTCGGAACGCATTGTGCGGCAGGGCGGAGCACGTCGGTGGCCTGCGCGACCGGCGATGTGCGGGTGGACGGGAACCTGATATCGTCGCCGCTGCTCATGCGGCCCGGCGACTCCGGCGGGCCGCTCGTGCGCGCCGAGACGGGCGAATGGATGGGACTGTCGGTGGGCTACCGGTTCCCGCAGACCGCGGTCTCCGACGACCGGCAGGTTCCCGACACGAGGTTCGCCGCCTACCAGCGGGCCGACCGGATCCTCGCCGAGATCGACGCGCGCGACGGGATCGGCTCAGGGTTCCGTCTCGTCGACACCCCCTGACCGATCCCGCCCGCGTTACCGTCAGAGCGTCTCGAAACGCGGAATCAGGTGTTCCGCAACGTTCTTCGCCTCGTCGATGAGCGGCCATCCGGCGAGGATGAGGGAGGTCAGTCCGGTCGCGTCGCGCAGGGTGCGCACGTGGCCGGTGATCTCGTCCGGGTCGCCGACGTAGTAGACGGCCGACGATCCCGTGGCGAAGATGTCCAGCGGTGACCACGCGGTGATGCCCGCGTAGAGGCCGTCGCCGAGATACAGGTCCTCGGGTTCGGGCAGCTTGCCGGCGTTGATGGTGTCGACCCAGCCCTGCCGCTGCGCGTCGCGCGCGGTGAAGGTCTTCAGATCCTGCTTGCCGTGCGTGCGGCGGCGCACCGCCTTGTCGAGCACGTCCTGGATCTGCTCGATGCCGGCCTTCTCGAACAGCGACCGGAACCGCTCGAGTGCCTCGTCCCGGTTCGGGCGCACGATGACGCCGGACAGGGCGCCGAAGTCGGTGTACTCGCGTCCCTCGACCGCGGCGGATTCGCGTGCGGCGGTGAACTTCTCCGTGACGAACGAGGTCTCGCGCAGCATGATCAGGTAGGCGTCGAGTACCTTGCCGGCGTTCTGCAGACCGGCGGGGGAGTCGCCCGTTCCCCACAGCGGCACCGAGTGGTCCGCAGGAGCATCGATGCGCAGCGGGGTGTTCGGGAAGTTCGATGCGGTGCCCTCGGCGTAGATGCGCCGGAACTCCGCCCAGTACTTCTCACCGAGCTCGTACCGACGGTCGTGCTCGACGTTCATGTCGTACTTGGTGAGGATGTTCTCCCGGCCGTTGACCGAGTTGATCATCAGACGACCACCGCTGAACGCGTCGAAGGTGAGGGCCTTCTCGGCGAGCAGTCGCGCGGGCGTCATGTTCGCGTAGATCGCGACGAGGAACTTCATGCGGCTGGTGTGCGCCGCAGCCCAGGTGGCCGAGATGAAGGGGTCGTTCGGCCAGGTCGCGACGAGCGCACCTTCGAAGCCGCCGTTGTCGATGGTCTTCGCGAGTTCGATCTGCCGCTGCCCGTCCACCGGGTACAACCCGCCCGGGCTCCAGGGGTAGTCGCCGTCGGCCTGGGTGAGATACCAGAAGGTCTTGATGGGCATTACTTCGTGTCCTTCGAGGGGAGTTCGAACGGTTCGACGCGGGCGCGGGCACGCAGCGTGTCGGCGTCCACGGCGAACAGGGCGTCGAGGTAGGCGACGGCGAAGGAGCCGGGGCCGGTGGAGTTCTCCTCGGCGATCTCGGACGCCACCGCGACGTGCGTGTGGGCCGCCGCGAGGCCGACGAGAGGGGTCTCCGCGACCGCGAGATAGGCCGCGACGAGCCCACCGAGGGAGCATCCGGTAGAGGTCACGCGCGGCAGCATGGCGCTGCCGCCGGCGATGCGCAGTCCGACGATCCCGCCGTCGCGGTCGCGGCCGACGAGGTAGTCGACGGGGCCGGAGGCCGACACGGCGTCCGCGCGGTCGAGCAGTGCGAGTGCGGCGGGGACGGCGGCAGCGGCCTCGTCGGCGCTGTCGACGCCGCGAGTGTCACCGCCGAGGCCCGCGAGCGCGATGATCTCGGAGGCGTTGCCGCGGATCGCGGTGGGACGGAACTTCAGCAGATCGGCGGCGAGCGAGGTGCGCCACGCGAGTCCGCCCACGCCGACGGGGTCGAGGACCCACGGGGTGCCGGCATCGTGCGCGGCCTCCGCTGCGAGGGCGAAGGCCACCGAGGTCTCGTCGAAGGGCGTACCGAGGTTGACGAGCACTCCACCGGCGATGCGCGCGAAATCGCCTGCCTCGTGCGCGTTGTCGATGTGCGCGTTGCTGGCGCCCGCGGCGAGCAGCACGTTGGTGAGGAAGTTGGCCGAGACGATGTTGGTCAGCGAGTGCACGAGCGGCGTCTGCGCACGCAGGGCGTCGAGGGTGACGGCGAGATCGTCGACGGTGGGGGTCGTGGTCACGGAAGATCCTGTCGGGAGATAGGGGAGGGGACGAAGCGGGTCAGGATCGCGGACATCGCATCATGCGTCGCCCTTCCCTTCTCCGAGTGTCCGCATGGGGAGTGCGGGGTCGGCCGTCCACTCCTCGAGGGATCCGTCGTAGACGGCGATGTCGTCGTGGCCCGTCCGAACCAGTGCGAGCGCCACCAGGCAGGCCGAGACGCCGCCACCGCAGTAGAGGATCAGGGGCCGGGCCGTATCGGCGAGGGCCTGCTCGGCCAGCTCGGCGATCCGATCGGTGCTCCGCAGGACGCCGTCGGCGAGCAGGCTCTTGGCCGGCAGGTTCCGGCTCCCGCTGATGTGCCCGCGGCGCGCGTAACGAGTGGTGGCGGTGCCTGCGAACTGCTCGGCGTCGAGCGCGCAGACGAGGGTGCCCGGTGCGTCCCCGGACACCACGGCGAGCACGTCGTCGCGGTCGCGCCACAGGCCGTGGTCGGGGAGTTCCGTCCGGGCTGTGGTGGCGCGGCGTTCGGCGGCGTCGCCGGTCTCGACGGGCAGGTCGAGCGCGGTCCAGCGGGCGAAGCCGCCGTCGAGGACGCGGGCGGAGATACCGATGTTGCGCAGCATCCACCACAGCCGGGACGCCCAGGTCATGCCGCCGTCGTCGTAGATCACGAGGTCGGCGTCCGGGGTCACCCCGAGTGCGGCCAGAGCCGCTGCCAGGTCGTCCGGCGCGGGGCGGGAGAAGTGCAGGTCGGTGTCCGGGGCGCTGAAACCGCCGAGCAGGTCGGCGTGCACGGATCCCGGGATGTGCGCGGCGCGCCAGGTCGCGTGGCCGGATTCCGGTCGGTAGTCGCCGTCGAAACGGGGCTTCGGGAAGGTGACCGTGGCGTGCAGGACCGTGTGGGCGCCGGGGTCGCTCGCGAGCTCTTCGGCGCTGATCAGCACCTGTTCGTCCCGGAAGGCCGCCTCGGTCACGTGTTGGGTCCTCTCGTAGTGTCCGAGAAGCGACGCTAAACGACGAATAACGTATACGCAAGTATGCGTACGTTGACGGTGGCATAATCGGCGCACGTAAACGGCATGCCTACGGAGGGTGTAGATGACCGAGCAGGACGCGACGGCCGAGCTGGAGAG
This window contains:
- a CDS encoding sulfurtransferase codes for the protein MTEAAFRDEQVLISAEELASDPGAHTVLHATVTFPKPRFDGDYRPESGHATWRAAHIPGSVHADLLGGFSAPDTDLHFSRPAPDDLAAALAALGVTPDADLVIYDDGGMTWASRLWWMLRNIGISARVLDGGFARWTALDLPVETGDAAERRATTARTELPDHGLWRDRDDVLAVVSGDAPGTLVCALDAEQFAGTATTRYARRGHISGSRNLPAKSLLADGVLRSTDRIAELAEQALADTARPLILYCGGGVSACLVALALVRTGHDDIAVYDGSLEEWTADPALPMRTLGEGKGDA
- the thiM gene encoding hydroxyethylthiazole kinase, encoding MTTTPTVDDLAVTLDALRAQTPLVHSLTNIVSANFLTNVLLAAGASNAHIDNAHEAGDFARIAGGVLVNLGTPFDETSVAFALAAEAAHDAGTPWVLDPVGVGGLAWRTSLAADLLKFRPTAIRGNASEIIALAGLGGDTRGVDSADEAAAAVPAALALLDRADAVSASGPVDYLVGRDRDGGIVGLRIAGGSAMLPRVTSTGCSLGGLVAAYLAVAETPLVGLAAAHTHVAVASEIAEENSTGPGSFAVAYLDALFAVDADTLRARARVEPFELPSKDTK
- a CDS encoding LLM class flavin-dependent oxidoreductase produces the protein MPIKTFWYLTQADGDYPWSPGGLYPVDGQRQIELAKTIDNGGFEGALVATWPNDPFISATWAAAHTSRMKFLVAIYANMTPARLLAEKALTFDAFSGGRLMINSVNGRENILTKYDMNVEHDRRYELGEKYWAEFRRIYAEGTASNFPNTPLRIDAPADHSVPLWGTGDSPAGLQNAGKVLDAYLIMLRETSFVTEKFTAARESAAVEGREYTDFGALSGVIVRPNRDEALERFRSLFEKAGIEQIQDVLDKAVRRRTHGKQDLKTFTARDAQRQGWVDTINAGKLPEPEDLYLGDGLYAGITAWSPLDIFATGSSAVYYVGDPDEITGHVRTLRDATGLTSLILAGWPLIDEAKNVAEHLIPRFETL
- a CDS encoding trypsin-like peptidase domain-containing protein, producing the protein MRRVVAVCGAAVAFAAGTVGVASAGGGDDRVVLRPGDGIVFSSEPTPGWCSVAAVGHDDAGRLVAITAGHCYQTGSSPVWKVDEQHRGPIGTETDVASTGSVDQLGFPTDEIADYAVVVLDETRVRGSNTSVPNDRGERVVLESVAAFGEGELPVGTHCAAGRSTSVACATGDVRVDGNLISSPLLMRPGDSGGPLVRAETGEWMGLSVGYRFPQTAVSDDRQVPDTRFAAYQRADRILAEIDARDGIGSGFRLVDTP